From a region of the Arachis ipaensis cultivar K30076 chromosome B09, Araip1.1, whole genome shotgun sequence genome:
- the LOC107618251 gene encoding uncharacterized protein LOC107618251 gives MPVRAEKEHLNVVLGSHLANIHETLQVLDQTASSALDKVSWDDVIKMGDEVQKQATTVGMLWTGEKPGAKAIEENMTTYFNTLQGFLLLSHASTVGAGPTLSSSVHASVKHVVDSSFRLMKDTVSSYGSHSKDQKLSVPQLVGAVWEACDALKKTPATNITAIGRAMTQVAVSVKDVLREMKELKPDSSAVPDNTAVGESCAEATEDEPHDDNLSEGDLGNDLSPEEMKVAEKAIAVVSDTLSVIKELIRSITGLLKLEKPNDSGSFVDSLEKLLKQCQELGRQIDDIGACLYPPQEISAIKAAMNEISCIIEVLQAELGGLKGSSDAFVEVCNALKSSLTQLASEISSSSTADIEAKIENITLSN, from the exons ATGCCGGTGAGAGCGGAGAAGGAGCATCTGAACGTAGTGCTTGGTTCACACCTCGCCAATATCCATGAAACCCTACAG GTTTTGGATCAAACGGCTTCGTCTGCTTTAGACAAAGTCAGCTGGGATGACGTCATCAAAATGGGTGATGAAGTTCAAAAACAAGCTACCACAG TTGGGATGCTGTGGACTGGAGAGAAACCAGGGGCAAAAGCAATTGAGGAGAATATGACAACATACTTCAACACGCTTCAAGGTTTTCTGTTGCTCTCCCATGCCAGTACTGTTGGTGCAGGGCCTACACTGTCTTCCAGTGTTCATGCATCTGTAAAGCATGTTGTTGATTCCAGCTTCAGGTTGATGAAGGACACTGTCTCTTCATATG GATCTCATTCTAAAGACCAGAAACTATCAGTTCCTCAATTGGTCGGTGCCGTGTGGGAAGCATGTGATGCCCTTAAAAAGACTCCGGCAACAAATATTACAGCAATTGGGCGAGCAATGACGCAGGTAGCAGTTTCAGTGAAGGACGTTCTTCGCGAGATGAAAGAACTAAAGCCAGACTCATCTGCTGTTCCAGACAATACAGCAGTAGGTGAGAGTTGTGCAGAAGCAACAGAGGATGAACCGCATGATGATAATTTGAGTGAAGGTGATCTGGGGAATGATTTGTCACCCGAAGAGATGAAAGTGGCTGAGAAAGCAATTGCGGTTGTATCTGATACGCTTTCAGTCATAAAAGAACTTATTCGCTCAATCACAGGGTTGCTTAAACTGGAGAAACCAAATGACAGTGGCAGTTTTGTGGATTCATTGGAGAAATTGTTGAAGCAGTGTCAAGAACTTGGTCGGCAGATTGATGACATTGGAGCTTGCCTCTATCCGCCACAAGAGATATCTGCTATAAAGGCAGCCATGAATGAAATCAGCTGCATCATTGAGGTTTTGCAAGCAGAGTTAGGAGGGCTTAAAGGTTCATCAGATGCATTTGTGGAGGTATGCAATGCTTT
- the LOC107618250 gene encoding protein DETOXIFICATION 14 isoform X2: MEEGLLLKPKGEEKGSLGTITWSVLAKEIKGVGYLALPMITVNLSTYFLQIISIMMVGHLGKLALSSTAIATSLCAVSGFSVIFGMSCALETLGGQAYGAKQYRRFGVQIYTSIVALSLACIPLSLLWICLGKIMVLCGQDPLISQEAGKFAVCLIPALFAYASLHTFIRYFLLQSLIFPLIMSSCVTFCFHIAFCWILVFQFQLGNLGAAFSLGISYWLNVILLGLYMKFSAKCEKTRAPISMDLFHGLGEFLCYAVPSAGMICLEWWSFELLTLLSGLLPNPQLEASVLSICYSITTTIYTMPEAIGSAASTRVSNALGAGNPGEARVAVVAAMTLAGSQALLVSSIIFGCRNIIGYVFSYEQDVLDYVTDMAPLVCVSIILDTLHGTLSGIARGCGWQQLGTYVNLGAYYVLGIPLAAILGFWVQLRGKGLWIGIMSGAFCQTILLSLITSCTNWKKQ; this comes from the exons ATGGAAGAGGGTCTCTTGTTGAAGCCAAAAGGAGAAGAAAAGGGTTCTTTAGGAACCATAACATGGAGTGTGTTGGCAAAAGAGATTAAGGGTGTTGGTTATTTAGCATTGCCTATGATAACTGTCAACTTATCAACCTATTTTCTTCAGATAATTTCAATTATGATGGTTGGTCATTTGGGAAAGCTTGCTCTCTCTAGCACAGCTATTGCTACCTCTCTTTGTGCTGTCTCTGGCTTCAGTGTTATT TTTGGAATGTCATGTGCATTGGAAACTCTAGGTGGTCAAGCCTATGGAGCAAAGCAATATAGAAGATTTGGTGTTCAAATCTACACTTCTATTGTAGCTTTGAGTCTAGCTTGtattcctctctctcttttatggATCTGCTTGGGAAAAATAATGGTTTTGTGTGGCCAAGACCCTTTGATTTCACAAGAAGCTGGAAAATTTGCTGTGTGCCTTATTCCTGCTCTATTTGCTTATGCTTCACTTCACACCTTCATTCGCTACTTTTTGCTGCAGAGTTTGATCTTTCCTCTTATTATGAGTTCTTGTGTCACTTTTTGCTTTCACATAGCTTTTTGTTGGATACTTGTTTTTCAGTTCCAACTAGGTAACTTAGGAGCAGCATTTTCTCTTGGCATTTCATATTGGTTGAATGTGATTTTGCTTGGACTATATATGAAATTCTCTGCTAAGTGTGAAAAGACTCGTGCTCCAATCTCCATGGACCTATTCCATGGGCTTGGAGAATTCTTGTGCTATGCCGTTCCATCTGCTGGAATGATTTG CCTTGAATGGTGGTCATTTGAGCTTCTCACTTTGCTTTCTGGGCTTTTACCAAATCCACAGCTTGAAGCTTCAGTTCTATCCATATG TTATTCAATCACCACAACAATCTACACAATGCCAGAAGCAATTGGCTCCGCAGCAAG CACTAGAGTTTCAAATGCATTGGGAGCTGGAAATCCAGGAGAGGCACGAGTGGCAGTCGTAGCTGCCATGACTCTTGCAGGCTCACAGGCTCTTCTGGTGAGCTCAATCATTTTTGGGTGCCGAAATATTATAGGCTATGTTTTTAGCTATGAGCAAGATGTGTTGGATTATGTCACAGATATGGCTCCCTTAGTATGTGTCTCTATTATATTAGACACTTTACATGGTACTCTTTCAG GTATTGCTAGAGGATGTGGTTGGCAACAATTAGGAACATATGTGAACCTTGGAGCCTATTATGTTTTGGGAATTCCACTTGCTGCTATATTAGGTTTTTGGGTGCAGTTGAGAGGGAAAGGCTTGTGGATTGGAATAATGAGCGGTGCTTTTTGCCAAACAATTCTACTTTCTCTCATTACTAGTTGTACAAATTGGAAAAAACAG TGA
- the LOC107618250 gene encoding protein DETOXIFICATION 14 isoform X5 yields the protein MEEGLLLKPKGEEKGSLGTITWSVLAKEIKGVGYLALPMITVNLSTYFLQIISIMMVGHLGKLALSSTAIATSLCAVSGFSVIFGMSCALETLGGQAYGAKQYRRFGVQIYTSIVALSLACIPLSLLWICLGKIMVLCGQDPLISQEAGKFAFQLGNLGAAFSLGISYWLNVILLGLYMKFSAKCEKTRAPISMDLFHGLGEFLCYAVPSAGMICLEWWSFELLTLLSGLLPNPQLEASVLSICYSITTTIYTMPEAIGSAASTRVSNALGAGNPGEARVAVVAAMTLAGSQALLVSSIIFGCRNIIGYVFSYEQDVLDYVTDMAPLVCVSIILDTLHGTLSGIARGCGWQQLGTYVNLGAYYVLGIPLAAILGFWVQLRGKGLWIGIMSGAFCQTILLSLITSCTNWKKQAIKARERVFEGRFSVEHILV from the exons ATGGAAGAGGGTCTCTTGTTGAAGCCAAAAGGAGAAGAAAAGGGTTCTTTAGGAACCATAACATGGAGTGTGTTGGCAAAAGAGATTAAGGGTGTTGGTTATTTAGCATTGCCTATGATAACTGTCAACTTATCAACCTATTTTCTTCAGATAATTTCAATTATGATGGTTGGTCATTTGGGAAAGCTTGCTCTCTCTAGCACAGCTATTGCTACCTCTCTTTGTGCTGTCTCTGGCTTCAGTGTTATT TTTGGAATGTCATGTGCATTGGAAACTCTAGGTGGTCAAGCCTATGGAGCAAAGCAATATAGAAGATTTGGTGTTCAAATCTACACTTCTATTGTAGCTTTGAGTCTAGCTTGtattcctctctctcttttatggATCTGCTTGGGAAAAATAATGGTTTTGTGTGGCCAAGACCCTTTGATTTCACAAGAAGCTGGAAAATTTGCT TTCCAACTAGGTAACTTAGGAGCAGCATTTTCTCTTGGCATTTCATATTGGTTGAATGTGATTTTGCTTGGACTATATATGAAATTCTCTGCTAAGTGTGAAAAGACTCGTGCTCCAATCTCCATGGACCTATTCCATGGGCTTGGAGAATTCTTGTGCTATGCCGTTCCATCTGCTGGAATGATTTG CCTTGAATGGTGGTCATTTGAGCTTCTCACTTTGCTTTCTGGGCTTTTACCAAATCCACAGCTTGAAGCTTCAGTTCTATCCATATG TTATTCAATCACCACAACAATCTACACAATGCCAGAAGCAATTGGCTCCGCAGCAAG CACTAGAGTTTCAAATGCATTGGGAGCTGGAAATCCAGGAGAGGCACGAGTGGCAGTCGTAGCTGCCATGACTCTTGCAGGCTCACAGGCTCTTCTGGTGAGCTCAATCATTTTTGGGTGCCGAAATATTATAGGCTATGTTTTTAGCTATGAGCAAGATGTGTTGGATTATGTCACAGATATGGCTCCCTTAGTATGTGTCTCTATTATATTAGACACTTTACATGGTACTCTTTCAG GTATTGCTAGAGGATGTGGTTGGCAACAATTAGGAACATATGTGAACCTTGGAGCCTATTATGTTTTGGGAATTCCACTTGCTGCTATATTAGGTTTTTGGGTGCAGTTGAGAGGGAAAGGCTTGTGGATTGGAATAATGAGCGGTGCTTTTTGCCAAACAATTCTACTTTCTCTCATTACTAGTTGTACAAATTGGAAAAAACAG GCAATAAAGGCAAGAGAAAGGGTATTTGAAGGAAGATTTTCGGTGGAACATATATTAGTGTGA
- the LOC107618250 gene encoding protein DETOXIFICATION 14 isoform X3: MEEGLLLKPKGEEKGSLGTITWSVLAKEIKGVGYLALPMITVNLSTYFLQIISIMMVGHLGKLALSSTAIATSLCAVSGFSVIFGMSCALETLGGQAYGAKQYRRFGVQIYTSIVALSLACIPLSLLWICLGKIMVLCGQDPLISQEAGKFAVCLIPALFAYASLHTFIRYFLLQSLIFPLIMSSCVTFCFHIAFCWILVFQFQLGNLGAAFSLGISYWLNVILLGLYMKFSAKCEKTRAPISMDLFHGLGEFLCYAVPSAGMICLEWWSFELLTLLSGLLPNPQLEASVLSICYSITTTIYTMPEAIGSAASTRVSNALGAGNPGEARVAVVAAMTLAGSQALLVSSIIFGCRNIIDTLHGTLSGIARGCGWQQLGTYVNLGAYYVLGIPLAAILGFWVQLRGKGLWIGIMSGAFCQTILLSLITSCTNWKKQAIKARERVFEGRFSVEHILV, from the exons ATGGAAGAGGGTCTCTTGTTGAAGCCAAAAGGAGAAGAAAAGGGTTCTTTAGGAACCATAACATGGAGTGTGTTGGCAAAAGAGATTAAGGGTGTTGGTTATTTAGCATTGCCTATGATAACTGTCAACTTATCAACCTATTTTCTTCAGATAATTTCAATTATGATGGTTGGTCATTTGGGAAAGCTTGCTCTCTCTAGCACAGCTATTGCTACCTCTCTTTGTGCTGTCTCTGGCTTCAGTGTTATT TTTGGAATGTCATGTGCATTGGAAACTCTAGGTGGTCAAGCCTATGGAGCAAAGCAATATAGAAGATTTGGTGTTCAAATCTACACTTCTATTGTAGCTTTGAGTCTAGCTTGtattcctctctctcttttatggATCTGCTTGGGAAAAATAATGGTTTTGTGTGGCCAAGACCCTTTGATTTCACAAGAAGCTGGAAAATTTGCTGTGTGCCTTATTCCTGCTCTATTTGCTTATGCTTCACTTCACACCTTCATTCGCTACTTTTTGCTGCAGAGTTTGATCTTTCCTCTTATTATGAGTTCTTGTGTCACTTTTTGCTTTCACATAGCTTTTTGTTGGATACTTGTTTTTCAGTTCCAACTAGGTAACTTAGGAGCAGCATTTTCTCTTGGCATTTCATATTGGTTGAATGTGATTTTGCTTGGACTATATATGAAATTCTCTGCTAAGTGTGAAAAGACTCGTGCTCCAATCTCCATGGACCTATTCCATGGGCTTGGAGAATTCTTGTGCTATGCCGTTCCATCTGCTGGAATGATTTG CCTTGAATGGTGGTCATTTGAGCTTCTCACTTTGCTTTCTGGGCTTTTACCAAATCCACAGCTTGAAGCTTCAGTTCTATCCATATG TTATTCAATCACCACAACAATCTACACAATGCCAGAAGCAATTGGCTCCGCAGCAAG CACTAGAGTTTCAAATGCATTGGGAGCTGGAAATCCAGGAGAGGCACGAGTGGCAGTCGTAGCTGCCATGACTCTTGCAGGCTCACAGGCTCTTCTGGTGAGCTCAATCATTTTTGGGTGCCGAAATATTATAG ACACTTTACATGGTACTCTTTCAG GTATTGCTAGAGGATGTGGTTGGCAACAATTAGGAACATATGTGAACCTTGGAGCCTATTATGTTTTGGGAATTCCACTTGCTGCTATATTAGGTTTTTGGGTGCAGTTGAGAGGGAAAGGCTTGTGGATTGGAATAATGAGCGGTGCTTTTTGCCAAACAATTCTACTTTCTCTCATTACTAGTTGTACAAATTGGAAAAAACAG GCAATAAAGGCAAGAGAAAGGGTATTTGAAGGAAGATTTTCGGTGGAACATATATTAGTGTGA
- the LOC107618250 gene encoding protein DETOXIFICATION 14 isoform X4 — protein MEEGLLLKPKGEEKGSLGTITWSVLAKEIKGVGYLALPMITVNLSTYFLQIISIMMVGHLGKLALSSTAIATSLCAVSGFSVIFGMSCALETLGGQAYGAKQYRRFGVQIYTSIVALSLACIPLSLLWICLGKIMVLCGQDPLISQEAGKFAVCLIPALFAYASLHTFIRYFLLQSLIFPLIMSSCVTFCFHIAFCWILVFQFQLGNLGAAFSLGISYWLNVILLGLYMKFSAKCEKTRAPISMDLFHGLGEFLCYAVPSAGMICLEWWSFELLTLLSGLLPNPQLEASVLSICYSITTTIYTMPEAIGSAASTRVSNALGAGNPGEARVAVVAAMTLAGSQALLVSSIIFGCRNIIGIARGCGWQQLGTYVNLGAYYVLGIPLAAILGFWVQLRGKGLWIGIMSGAFCQTILLSLITSCTNWKKQAIKARERVFEGRFSVEHILV, from the exons ATGGAAGAGGGTCTCTTGTTGAAGCCAAAAGGAGAAGAAAAGGGTTCTTTAGGAACCATAACATGGAGTGTGTTGGCAAAAGAGATTAAGGGTGTTGGTTATTTAGCATTGCCTATGATAACTGTCAACTTATCAACCTATTTTCTTCAGATAATTTCAATTATGATGGTTGGTCATTTGGGAAAGCTTGCTCTCTCTAGCACAGCTATTGCTACCTCTCTTTGTGCTGTCTCTGGCTTCAGTGTTATT TTTGGAATGTCATGTGCATTGGAAACTCTAGGTGGTCAAGCCTATGGAGCAAAGCAATATAGAAGATTTGGTGTTCAAATCTACACTTCTATTGTAGCTTTGAGTCTAGCTTGtattcctctctctcttttatggATCTGCTTGGGAAAAATAATGGTTTTGTGTGGCCAAGACCCTTTGATTTCACAAGAAGCTGGAAAATTTGCTGTGTGCCTTATTCCTGCTCTATTTGCTTATGCTTCACTTCACACCTTCATTCGCTACTTTTTGCTGCAGAGTTTGATCTTTCCTCTTATTATGAGTTCTTGTGTCACTTTTTGCTTTCACATAGCTTTTTGTTGGATACTTGTTTTTCAGTTCCAACTAGGTAACTTAGGAGCAGCATTTTCTCTTGGCATTTCATATTGGTTGAATGTGATTTTGCTTGGACTATATATGAAATTCTCTGCTAAGTGTGAAAAGACTCGTGCTCCAATCTCCATGGACCTATTCCATGGGCTTGGAGAATTCTTGTGCTATGCCGTTCCATCTGCTGGAATGATTTG CCTTGAATGGTGGTCATTTGAGCTTCTCACTTTGCTTTCTGGGCTTTTACCAAATCCACAGCTTGAAGCTTCAGTTCTATCCATATG TTATTCAATCACCACAACAATCTACACAATGCCAGAAGCAATTGGCTCCGCAGCAAG CACTAGAGTTTCAAATGCATTGGGAGCTGGAAATCCAGGAGAGGCACGAGTGGCAGTCGTAGCTGCCATGACTCTTGCAGGCTCACAGGCTCTTCTGGTGAGCTCAATCATTTTTGGGTGCCGAAATATTATAG GTATTGCTAGAGGATGTGGTTGGCAACAATTAGGAACATATGTGAACCTTGGAGCCTATTATGTTTTGGGAATTCCACTTGCTGCTATATTAGGTTTTTGGGTGCAGTTGAGAGGGAAAGGCTTGTGGATTGGAATAATGAGCGGTGCTTTTTGCCAAACAATTCTACTTTCTCTCATTACTAGTTGTACAAATTGGAAAAAACAG GCAATAAAGGCAAGAGAAAGGGTATTTGAAGGAAGATTTTCGGTGGAACATATATTAGTGTGA
- the LOC107618250 gene encoding protein DETOXIFICATION 14 isoform X1, producing the protein MEEGLLLKPKGEEKGSLGTITWSVLAKEIKGVGYLALPMITVNLSTYFLQIISIMMVGHLGKLALSSTAIATSLCAVSGFSVIFGMSCALETLGGQAYGAKQYRRFGVQIYTSIVALSLACIPLSLLWICLGKIMVLCGQDPLISQEAGKFAVCLIPALFAYASLHTFIRYFLLQSLIFPLIMSSCVTFCFHIAFCWILVFQFQLGNLGAAFSLGISYWLNVILLGLYMKFSAKCEKTRAPISMDLFHGLGEFLCYAVPSAGMICLEWWSFELLTLLSGLLPNPQLEASVLSICYSITTTIYTMPEAIGSAASTRVSNALGAGNPGEARVAVVAAMTLAGSQALLVSSIIFGCRNIIGYVFSYEQDVLDYVTDMAPLVCVSIILDTLHGTLSGIARGCGWQQLGTYVNLGAYYVLGIPLAAILGFWVQLRGKGLWIGIMSGAFCQTILLSLITSCTNWKKQAIKARERVFEGRFSVEHILV; encoded by the exons ATGGAAGAGGGTCTCTTGTTGAAGCCAAAAGGAGAAGAAAAGGGTTCTTTAGGAACCATAACATGGAGTGTGTTGGCAAAAGAGATTAAGGGTGTTGGTTATTTAGCATTGCCTATGATAACTGTCAACTTATCAACCTATTTTCTTCAGATAATTTCAATTATGATGGTTGGTCATTTGGGAAAGCTTGCTCTCTCTAGCACAGCTATTGCTACCTCTCTTTGTGCTGTCTCTGGCTTCAGTGTTATT TTTGGAATGTCATGTGCATTGGAAACTCTAGGTGGTCAAGCCTATGGAGCAAAGCAATATAGAAGATTTGGTGTTCAAATCTACACTTCTATTGTAGCTTTGAGTCTAGCTTGtattcctctctctcttttatggATCTGCTTGGGAAAAATAATGGTTTTGTGTGGCCAAGACCCTTTGATTTCACAAGAAGCTGGAAAATTTGCTGTGTGCCTTATTCCTGCTCTATTTGCTTATGCTTCACTTCACACCTTCATTCGCTACTTTTTGCTGCAGAGTTTGATCTTTCCTCTTATTATGAGTTCTTGTGTCACTTTTTGCTTTCACATAGCTTTTTGTTGGATACTTGTTTTTCAGTTCCAACTAGGTAACTTAGGAGCAGCATTTTCTCTTGGCATTTCATATTGGTTGAATGTGATTTTGCTTGGACTATATATGAAATTCTCTGCTAAGTGTGAAAAGACTCGTGCTCCAATCTCCATGGACCTATTCCATGGGCTTGGAGAATTCTTGTGCTATGCCGTTCCATCTGCTGGAATGATTTG CCTTGAATGGTGGTCATTTGAGCTTCTCACTTTGCTTTCTGGGCTTTTACCAAATCCACAGCTTGAAGCTTCAGTTCTATCCATATG TTATTCAATCACCACAACAATCTACACAATGCCAGAAGCAATTGGCTCCGCAGCAAG CACTAGAGTTTCAAATGCATTGGGAGCTGGAAATCCAGGAGAGGCACGAGTGGCAGTCGTAGCTGCCATGACTCTTGCAGGCTCACAGGCTCTTCTGGTGAGCTCAATCATTTTTGGGTGCCGAAATATTATAGGCTATGTTTTTAGCTATGAGCAAGATGTGTTGGATTATGTCACAGATATGGCTCCCTTAGTATGTGTCTCTATTATATTAGACACTTTACATGGTACTCTTTCAG GTATTGCTAGAGGATGTGGTTGGCAACAATTAGGAACATATGTGAACCTTGGAGCCTATTATGTTTTGGGAATTCCACTTGCTGCTATATTAGGTTTTTGGGTGCAGTTGAGAGGGAAAGGCTTGTGGATTGGAATAATGAGCGGTGCTTTTTGCCAAACAATTCTACTTTCTCTCATTACTAGTTGTACAAATTGGAAAAAACAG GCAATAAAGGCAAGAGAAAGGGTATTTGAAGGAAGATTTTCGGTGGAACATATATTAGTGTGA
- the LOC107619452 gene encoding protein DETOXIFICATION 12, whose translation MIMEENLLAAKERSSSWTWKKGYKEEMKRICEIAGPMVVVIASQYLLQVVSTMMVGHLGELALSSSSLAISLSGVTGFSLLMGMASGLETICGQAYGAEQYQRIGMQTYTAIFSLILVCVPLSILWINIEQILVFLGQDPLIAHEVAKFIIWLIPALFAYAILQPLVRYFQIQSLLLPMLVSSCVTLFLHIPLCWLLVFKAGLNSAGGAIAVSISIWCNVIFLGLFMRYSPSCAKTRAPISLEMFRGVGEFFRFAVPSAVMICLEWWSYELLILLSGLLPNPQLETSVLSVCLNTISTLYTIPFGIGAAASTRVSNELGAGKPLAARVAVLAGMSLAVIETSIVSATLFSCRHIYGYVFSNEEEVVDYVTVMAPLVCVSVILDSLQGVLAGIARGCGWQHLGVFVNLGAFYLCGIPAAAALAFWVNLKGKGLWIGIQVGAFVQTVLLATITSCINWEQQAIKARKRIFDGQFSADNILI comes from the exons ATGATAATGGAAGAGAATCTTCTAGCGGCAAAAGAAAGATCATCATCATGGACATGGAAGAAAGGTTACaaagaagaaatgaagaggaTATGTGAGATAGCAGGGCCCATGGTGGTAGTGATAGCTTCTCAGTATCTGTTGCAGGTGGTTTCAACCATGATGGTTGGTCACCTTGGCGAGCTTGCTCTCTCAAGCTCTTCTTTGGCCATATCCCTCTCTGGTGTCACCGGTTTCAGCCTCCTT ATGGGGATGGCGAGTGGACTGGAAACTATATGTGGACAGGCTTATGGAGCAGAACAATACCAAAGAATTGGAATGCAAACATACACTGCCATCTTTTCTCTCATATTGGTCTGTGTTCCCCTCTCTATTCTTTGGATCAACATTGAACAGATACTAGTCTTCCTAGGCCAGGACCCTCTCATTGCTCATGAAGTAGCCAAGTTCATCATATGGCTTATTCCAGCCCTTTTTGCATATGCAATTCTGCAGCCGTTAGTTCGATATTTCCAAATCCAAAGCTTGCTTCTTCCCATGCTTGTAAGTTCTTGTGTCACTCTATTCCTCCATATACCTCTTTGTTGGCTCTTGGTGTTCAAGGCTGGACTCAATAGTGCTGGTGGAGCAATAGCAGTTAGCATTTCAATTTGGTGCAATGTCATTTTTCTTGGATTATTCATGAGATACTCTCCATCGTGTGCAAAAACACGCGCTCCGATTTCTCTGGAGATGTTCCGAGGAGTTGGGGAGTTTTTTCGCTTTGCTGTCCCTTCTGCAGTAATGATTTG CCTTGAATGGTGGTCATATGAGTTGCTTATCTTGCTGTCTGGGCTGTTACCAAACCCACAACTTGAGACTTCAGTTTTATCTGTTTG TCTTAATACAATTTCAACTCTCTATACCATCCCTTTTGGAATTGGTGCTGCAGCAAG CACAAGAGTTTCAAATGAATTAGGAGCAGGGAAACCACTAGCTGCTCGTGTAGCCGTGCTGGCTGGAATGTCTCTTGCAGTAATTGAGACGAGTATAGTAAGCGCAACCCTCTTTTCGTGTCGCCACATTTATGGTTATGTTTTCAGCAACGAGGAGGAAGTTGTTGATTATGTCACTGTCATGGCTCCTCTGGTTTGTGTATCTGTTATACTAGATAGCCTACAAGGTGTTCTGGCAG GGATTGCTAGAGGTTGTGGATGGCAGCACTTAGGAGTTTTTGTAAACCTAGGAGCTTTCTACCTCTGTGGGATTCCGGCTGCGGCTGCGTTGGCATTTTGGGTGAATCTGAAAGGAAAAGGACTTTGGATTGGTATACAAGTTGGTGCATTTGTTCAAACTGTTCTACTTGCTACCATAACAAGCTGCATAAATTGGGAACAACAG GCAATCAAGGCAAGGAAGAGAATATTTGATGGTCAATTTTCAGCAGATAATATACTGATATGA